From a single Pirellulales bacterium genomic region:
- the tadA gene encoding Flp pilus assembly complex ATPase component TadA, with translation MAIRRLGQILVDLGFITDEQLEMLLEEQQQRPGMLLGKVAESMSLISDEQLAQALAEQMGMQAISLADTSIPPDVLTYVTEPMAQLYRIVPISFRDNTLTIAMCDPQKLSVLDELRNFLGYDVRAVVATERDVLAALDRYYAGATDSVESIVSGLEDDEELIRAAEKLSKEGPIDLTSVEALADSAPVRKLLNMVLLLAIREHASDLHFEPFEDEFKIRIKADGVLYEMVPPPRHLAFAITTRIKVMANLDIAERRLPQDGRIELNVGGHPVDLRVAVLPTMFGESVVMRVLDRSVVQLDLNAVGMDAVTLRKFRDVIAKPNGIVLVTGPTGSGKTTTLYSALNELNDIHDKLITTEDPIEYDIDGIVQVPIDSSIGVTFASCLRAILRQDPDKILVGEIRDVETAEIAVQASLTGHMVFSTLHTNDAPSTVTRLRDMGVQPFLITATVEAILAQRLVRRICSGCREETTPSAEMLADLQLDPGDIIGKKFYRGAGCEACNHTGYKGRVGLFELLIMDDDLRDMIVRNAATDELREVARRHGMVTLRDTGLDMAYNGTTTIDEVIRETIVEN, from the coding sequence ATGGCCATCAGACGTCTCGGACAGATCCTCGTCGACCTCGGTTTCATCACCGACGAGCAGCTCGAAATGCTGCTCGAAGAACAACAGCAGCGCCCCGGCATGCTGCTGGGCAAGGTCGCCGAGTCGATGAGCCTCATCAGCGACGAGCAGCTCGCCCAGGCCCTGGCCGAACAGATGGGCATGCAGGCCATCAGCCTGGCCGATACCTCGATTCCGCCCGATGTGCTCACCTACGTCACCGAGCCGATGGCGCAGCTCTATCGCATCGTGCCCATCAGCTTCCGCGACAACACCCTCACGATCGCCATGTGCGATCCGCAGAAGCTCTCCGTGCTCGACGAGCTGCGCAACTTCCTGGGCTACGACGTCCGCGCCGTCGTCGCCACCGAACGGGACGTGCTCGCCGCGCTCGATCGCTACTACGCCGGCGCCACCGACAGCGTCGAGAGCATCGTCAGCGGCCTCGAAGATGACGAAGAGCTGATCCGGGCCGCCGAGAAGCTTTCCAAAGAAGGGCCGATCGACCTGACCAGCGTCGAGGCCCTGGCCGATAGCGCCCCGGTCCGCAAGCTCCTCAACATGGTCCTGCTGCTGGCCATTCGCGAGCACGCCAGCGACTTGCACTTCGAGCCGTTCGAAGACGAATTCAAGATTCGTATCAAGGCCGACGGCGTGCTCTACGAGATGGTCCCCCCGCCACGCCACCTGGCGTTCGCCATCACCACCCGCATCAAGGTGATGGCCAACCTCGACATCGCCGAGCGCCGCCTGCCGCAAGACGGCCGCATCGAGCTCAACGTCGGCGGACATCCCGTCGATCTCCGCGTCGCCGTCCTCCCCACCATGTTCGGCGAAAGCGTCGTCATGCGGGTCCTCGATCGCTCCGTCGTGCAGTTGGATCTCAACGCCGTGGGCATGGACGCCGTCACGCTCCGCAAGTTCCGCGACGTGATCGCCAAGCCCAACGGCATCGTGCTCGTCACCGGGCCGACCGGCTCGGGCAAGACCACCACCCTCTACTCGGCCCTGAACGAGCTGAACGATATCCACGACAAGCTCATCACCACCGAGGACCCCATCGAGTACGACATCGACGGGATCGTGCAGGTGCCCATCGATTCCTCCATCGGCGTCACGTTCGCCTCCTGTCTCCGTGCCATTCTGCGGCAAGATCCCGACAAGATCCTCGTCGGCGAGATTCGCGACGTCGAAACGGCGGAAATCGCCGTGCAGGCCTCGCTCACCGGGCACATGGTCTTCAGCACCCTGCACACGAACGATGCCCCCAGCACCGTCACTCGTCTGCGCGACATGGGCGTGCAGCCGTTTCTCATCACCGCCACGGTCGAGGCCATCCTCGCCCAACGACTCGTGCGCCGCATCTGCAGCGGCTGCCGCGAGGAAACCACTCCCTCGGCCGAGATGCTGGCCGATCTCCAACTCGATCCCGGAGACATCATCGGCAAGAAGTTCTACCGCGGCGCCGGCTGCGAGGCCTGTAACCACACGGGCTACAAGGGACGCGTCGGCCTGTTCGAGCTGCTCATCATGGACGACGACCTCCGCGACATGATCGTGCGCAACGCCGCTACCGACGAGCTGCGCGAAGTGGCCCGCCGCCACGGCATGGTCACGCTCCGCGATACCGGCCTCGACATGGCCTACAACGGCACCACCACCATCGATGAAGTCATCCGCGAAACCATCGTCGAAAACTAA